One Chlamydiales bacterium genomic window, AAATAGGGGATTACTTGAAGAGGTATGGAAGAAGTTACAAATGACAAGGGAAGTCATTTTTCAGTTTTATTCACGCAAATCAAAAGGGGTAGGAAAAGGCCTTGTCACGATTTCATATCATGGAGATATCCATTGTATTTTTCATGAACGTGGTTCATGGCAAAGCAATAATCATCAGGAATTTAATTTTCGCAATGTATTTCGATGGACACTGAATCGTTTTGAAGGATTGCTCACTCTTGAACATTTGCGTTTTGGAGAAAAACATCCTGTTTTTCTTTTTCATCTCACTCCAGTCAATGAAAATACGCTGGAATCTTTACACACTCACGTTTGTGGCAAAGATACCTATTTCGGAAAGATGACCCTTTTGCCTCCAAATCTTGAGCTGATATGGAGAATCCTAGGTCCAAAGAAAAACGATAAGATTCGGTATACTTATCAATAAAAACTCTCTTTTTTTCTACAAGTACAAATCATCCAAACTTTTAGTTTTTTTTAAAAAGAAAAACAACCAAAAGAACTTAGAGATAAACGATGAAGAAAAAATTCAACCACTCCTGTTTTATAAGGAGTGGAGAGATAAAGAAATTACCGACGACGTCTTTCGAAAGAACGATTTTCACGAGGGCGTGCTTCATTGACAACAATTCCACGTCCTTCAACATCCTTTCCATTTAATTCTTGAATCGCATTGGTTGCTTCATCATCATTATTAATCTCAACAAATCCGAAGCCTTTAGATCTGCCTGTTTCACGATCTGAAATTAATTGAACACTTACTATCGATTGATATTT contains:
- a CDS encoding DUF6314 family protein, translating into MLLRGLFGSKSIERILLFLLDNERAYASQLHRILQTPLTPLQKGLNRLEREGILKSSYDGKIRYYSFNPEYFLLDELEALLKKVYIKLSPSEKKKYYYVRYIPQPNRGLLEEVWKKLQMTREVIFQFYSRKSKGVGKGLVTISYHGDIHCIFHERGSWQSNNHQEFNFRNVFRWTLNRFEGLLTLEHLRFGEKHPVFLFHLTPVNENTLESLHTHVCGKDTYFGKMTLLPPNLELIWRILGPKKNDKIRYTYQ
- a CDS encoding RNA-binding protein, giving the protein MKLYVGNLPFSVDEQGLKKLFSKYQSIVSVQLISDRETGRSKGFGFVEINNDDEATNAIQELNGKDVEGRGIVVNEARPRENRSFERRRR